In Kitasatospora gansuensis, a genomic segment contains:
- a CDS encoding maltokinase N-terminal cap-like domain-containing protein: protein MSETSRSQAHLRQDAPRPLGARDAGARRTTAGVSELVQAALPLIIGWLPSQRWYAGKGRAITRITPVVGTPLQVGDPALLHLLLQVEYAGDGGSSQRDIYQLLLGIRSQEPPGIGPGAVLGRLSGGPYDGAALYDAVHDPELTGRLLEHLATGDRFGALSFRRTPGPGLPGNLPGRASTAEQSNSSVIYGTAFILKLFRRISPGTNPDLELTLALSRAGSTRIPRVAAWFESRMEGAEPATLGLLQRYLPDAEDGWELALDQVGRLKGDPSPGNFAIEAHRLGRATAEVHRVLARTMPVARLDRTQTHQLAAAMTERLDQAVAAVPGLTRYRSALRAAFQALTADHLDGLPVQRIHGDLHLGQAMRTPHGWVLLDFEGEPAKPLAERRLPQPALRDVAAMLRSFDYAAAHLLAGTPSDPELAHLAASWAGRNRTAYCAGYAAGGGMEPSSAPELMRALEIDKAVYEVVYEARHRPSWLPIPLAAINRLALTV from the coding sequence ATGTCCGAAACCTCCCGTTCTCAAGCCCATCTGCGCCAGGATGCCCCGAGACCTCTCGGGGCACGTGACGCGGGGGCTCGGAGGACCACCGCCGGGGTCAGTGAGCTGGTCCAGGCCGCGCTGCCGTTGATCATCGGCTGGCTGCCGAGCCAGCGCTGGTACGCGGGCAAGGGCCGCGCGATCACCAGGATCACCCCGGTGGTCGGCACCCCGCTCCAGGTCGGCGACCCCGCCCTGCTGCACCTGCTGCTCCAGGTCGAGTACGCGGGCGACGGCGGCTCGTCCCAGCGCGACATCTACCAGCTGCTGCTCGGCATCCGCTCCCAGGAGCCGCCCGGGATCGGCCCCGGAGCCGTGCTCGGGCGGCTCAGCGGCGGCCCGTACGACGGCGCGGCGCTCTACGACGCGGTGCACGACCCGGAGCTGACCGGCCGTCTGCTGGAGCACCTGGCCACCGGCGACCGGTTCGGCGCGCTGTCGTTCCGCCGTACGCCGGGCCCCGGGCTGCCGGGCAACCTGCCGGGCCGGGCCTCCACCGCCGAGCAGTCCAACAGCTCGGTGATCTACGGGACGGCCTTCATCCTCAAGCTGTTCCGCCGGATCAGCCCGGGCACCAACCCCGACCTGGAGCTCACGCTGGCGCTCTCCCGGGCCGGTTCGACCCGGATCCCCCGGGTGGCCGCCTGGTTCGAGAGCCGGATGGAGGGTGCCGAACCGGCCACCCTCGGGCTGCTCCAGCGCTACCTGCCGGACGCGGAGGACGGCTGGGAACTGGCGCTCGACCAGGTCGGACGACTGAAGGGCGACCCGTCCCCGGGCAACTTCGCGATCGAGGCGCACCGGCTCGGCCGGGCCACCGCCGAGGTGCACCGGGTGCTCGCCCGGACCATGCCGGTGGCCCGGCTGGACCGGACCCAGACCCACCAGCTGGCCGCCGCGATGACCGAGCGGCTGGACCAGGCGGTCGCCGCCGTCCCCGGGCTGACCAGGTATCGGTCCGCGCTGCGGGCCGCGTTCCAGGCTCTGACGGCCGATCACCTGGACGGTCTGCCGGTCCAGCGGATCCACGGCGACCTGCACCTCGGGCAGGCCATGCGCACCCCGCACGGCTGGGTGCTGCTGGACTTCGAGGGCGAGCCGGCCAAGCCGCTGGCCGAGCGCAGGCTCCCGCAGCCCGCCCTGCGGGACGTCGCGGCGATGCTGCGCTCCTTCGACTACGCCGCCGCCCACCTGCTGGCCGGTACCCCCTCGGACCCGGAGCTGGCCCATCTGGCGGCCTCCTGGGCGGGGCGGAACCGGACGGCGTACTGCGCGGGTTACGCCGCGGGCGGCGGCATGGAGCCGTCCTCGGCGCCCGAACTGATGCGGGCGCTGGAGATCGACAAGGCGGTCTACGAGGTGGTCTACGAAGCCCGGCACCGGCCGAGCTGGCTCCCCATCCCGCTGGCCGCGATCAACCGCCTGGCCCTGACCGTCTGA